In Nocardioides dokdonensis FR1436, the following are encoded in one genomic region:
- a CDS encoding Glu/Leu/Phe/Val family dehydrogenase, giving the protein MSVPHHLPSTSVDVFELGAEHEQVVFANDPATGLRAIIAIHSTALGPALGGTRFYPYASTDDAVRDVLDLSRGMSYKAALAGLDLGGGKAVIIGDPATVKSEALLRAYGRFVQTLGGRYRTACDIGTCSVDMDDIARECDYVTGRTVAHGGAGDSSVLTAYGVFQGMRAAAQVAWGEPTLSGRTVGVAGVGKVGHHLVRHLVEDGADVVVTDVHGPAVDAVLAAHPGVRAVTSTEELVTSALDVYAPCAMGGAISDAVVDVLAARVVCGAANNQLAHPGVEKALTDRGIVYAPDYCVNAGGLIQVADELDPAGFSFDRAHQRATAIFDTTLAILAHAEAEHISPALAADRIAEVRMRDVGRLRSIWVG; this is encoded by the coding sequence ATGTCCGTGCCCCACCACCTGCCCAGCACCTCCGTCGACGTCTTCGAGCTCGGCGCCGAGCACGAGCAGGTCGTGTTCGCGAACGACCCCGCCACCGGGTTGCGCGCCATCATCGCGATCCACTCGACCGCCCTGGGCCCGGCGCTCGGCGGCACCCGCTTCTACCCCTACGCCAGCACCGACGACGCGGTGCGCGACGTGCTCGACCTGTCCCGCGGCATGTCCTACAAGGCCGCGCTCGCCGGGCTCGACCTCGGCGGCGGGAAGGCCGTCATCATCGGCGACCCGGCCACGGTGAAGTCCGAGGCCCTGCTGCGGGCCTACGGCCGCTTCGTGCAGACCCTCGGCGGGCGCTACCGCACCGCCTGCGACATCGGCACCTGCTCGGTCGACATGGACGACATCGCCCGTGAGTGCGACTACGTCACCGGTCGCACGGTCGCGCACGGCGGCGCTGGCGACAGCTCGGTGCTCACGGCGTACGGCGTCTTCCAGGGGATGCGGGCCGCCGCCCAGGTCGCGTGGGGCGAGCCGACGCTGTCGGGGCGCACCGTCGGTGTCGCCGGCGTCGGCAAGGTCGGCCACCACCTGGTGCGCCACCTCGTCGAGGACGGCGCCGACGTGGTCGTCACCGACGTGCACGGCCCCGCCGTCGACGCCGTGCTGGCCGCGCACCCCGGGGTCCGAGCCGTGACCTCCACCGAGGAGCTCGTGACCTCGGCGCTCGACGTCTACGCGCCCTGCGCCATGGGCGGGGCGATCTCCGACGCCGTCGTCGACGTGCTGGCCGCCCGGGTGGTCTGCGGCGCCGCCAACAACCAGCTGGCCCACCCGGGTGTGGAGAAGGCGCTGACCGACCGCGGCATCGTCTACGCCCCCGACTACTGCGTCAACGCCGGCGGGCTGATCCAGGTCGCCGACGAGCTCGACCCCGCCGGGTTCAGCTTCGACCGCGCCCACCAGCGTGCCACCGCCATCTTCGACACCACCCTCGCGATCCTCGCCCACGCCGAGGCCGAGCACATCTCCCCCGCCCTCGCCGCCGACCGGATCGCCGAGGTCCGGATGCGCGACGTCGGGCGGTTGCGCTCGATCTGGGTGGGCTGA
- a CDS encoding type IV toxin-antitoxin system AbiEi family antitoxin domain-containing protein — protein sequence MGPNDLSRRRDHDARQTPIRLRRELCESGMSDANIRHEVHAGRLTRVRHGAYVDTAAWEALTGDGRHEVLTRAVLRQARAPVVVSHTSALPLYAAPTWGMDLSEVHVTRCDAKAGRHDAGTVQHCGLVREGDVETHHGVPVMSPTRVALEVTTVAERTPALVVVNDLLHRGLTTQEQLEERYAAGIEQWAHTLATDLVLRLANPACESVAESRAWAFFFEQHLPRPEAQYPVTGPGGELVARLDFAWPELKVWVEIDGKVKYLQPWRPGQSAEDVVIAEKLREDRVRELTGWRCIRITWDDLAHPERLAARLRAALFPAGGWVA from the coding sequence ATGGGACCCAACGACCTCAGCCGACGCCGCGACCACGACGCACGCCAGACGCCGATCCGGCTGCGCCGCGAGCTGTGCGAGAGCGGCATGTCGGACGCCAACATCCGCCACGAGGTGCATGCGGGTCGACTGACCCGGGTGCGCCACGGTGCCTATGTGGACACCGCTGCCTGGGAGGCCCTCACCGGCGACGGGCGGCACGAGGTGCTGACGCGCGCCGTGCTGCGCCAGGCGCGTGCCCCGGTGGTGGTCTCGCACACCTCGGCGCTGCCGTTGTACGCCGCGCCCACCTGGGGGATGGACCTCAGCGAGGTGCACGTGACCCGGTGCGACGCGAAGGCGGGTCGCCACGACGCGGGCACGGTCCAGCACTGCGGGCTGGTCCGCGAGGGGGACGTGGAGACCCACCACGGGGTCCCGGTGATGTCGCCGACCCGGGTGGCGCTCGAGGTGACCACCGTCGCGGAGCGCACGCCCGCCCTCGTGGTCGTCAACGACCTGCTGCACCGCGGGCTCACGACCCAGGAGCAGCTCGAGGAGCGCTACGCAGCCGGCATCGAGCAGTGGGCCCACACGCTCGCGACGGACCTCGTGCTCCGTCTGGCCAACCCGGCGTGCGAGTCGGTGGCCGAGAGCCGCGCCTGGGCGTTCTTCTTCGAGCAGCACCTCCCACGACCCGAGGCGCAGTACCCGGTCACGGGCCCGGGCGGTGAGCTGGTGGCCCGGCTCGACTTCGCGTGGCCGGAGCTCAAGGTGTGGGTCGAGATCGACGGCAAGGTCAAGTACCTGCAGCCGTGGCGGCCCGGTCAGAGCGCCGAGGACGTGGTGATCGCCGAGAAGCTGCGGGAGGACCGGGTGCGCGAGCTGACCGGCTGGCGCTGCATCCGGATCACCTGGGACGACCTGGCCCACCCCGAGCGCCTCGCGGCCCGGCTGCGTGCCGCCCTGTTCCCCGCCGGCGGCTGGGTCGCCTGA
- a CDS encoding DUF3073 domain-containing protein yields the protein MGRGRAKAKQTKVARDLKYRTHETDFGALARELHGSDDGNDTERVEESDDGPGYDPRRD from the coding sequence ATGGGGCGCGGCCGAGCTAAGGCCAAGCAGACGAAGGTCGCTCGCGACCTGAAGTACCGCACTCACGAGACGGACTTCGGGGCGCTGGCCCGTGAACTGCATGGCAGCGATGATGGCAACGACACCGAGCGTGTCGAAGAGTCGGATGACGGGCCGGGTTACGACCCGCGCCGTGACTGA
- the purM gene encoding phosphoribosylformylglycinamidine cyclo-ligase, translating to MTETNAYARAGVNIEAADTAIELMKGWVARASRPEVIGGLGGFAGLFDASALTRYTRPLLATSTDGVGTKVAIAQAMDVHDTIGRDLVGMVVDDLVVCGAEPLFMTDYIATGRVVPERIAAIVKGIAEGCLEAGCALVGGETAEHPGLLAPDEYDVAGATTGVVEADRLLGPARVRPGDVVLAMEASGLHSNGYSLVRHVLLAPPDRGGAGWALDRDVPELGRTLGEELLEPTRIYAKACLDLAARTGVHAMSHVTGGGLAANLERVMPAELVATLDRATWTPQPVFDLVRQVGSVSQPDLEATLNCGVGMVALLPADDVDTAVAVLAGHGVRAWVAGEVRASADRGGRVDLVGQHPGW from the coding sequence GTGACCGAGACCAACGCCTACGCCCGCGCCGGTGTGAACATCGAGGCCGCCGACACGGCCATCGAGCTCATGAAGGGCTGGGTCGCCCGGGCCTCGCGTCCCGAGGTCATCGGCGGGCTCGGCGGGTTCGCCGGACTCTTCGACGCCTCCGCGCTGACCCGCTACACGCGGCCGCTGCTGGCGACCTCCACCGACGGGGTCGGCACCAAGGTCGCCATCGCGCAGGCGATGGACGTCCACGACACCATCGGTCGCGACCTCGTCGGCATGGTCGTCGACGACCTCGTCGTCTGTGGCGCCGAGCCGCTCTTCATGACCGACTACATCGCCACCGGCCGGGTCGTCCCCGAGCGGATCGCCGCGATCGTCAAGGGCATCGCCGAGGGCTGCCTCGAGGCCGGCTGCGCGCTGGTCGGCGGCGAGACCGCCGAGCACCCCGGGCTGCTGGCCCCCGACGAGTACGACGTCGCCGGCGCCACGACCGGTGTCGTGGAGGCCGACCGCCTCCTGGGGCCGGCGCGCGTGCGCCCCGGGGACGTGGTGCTGGCCATGGAGGCCAGCGGCCTGCACTCCAACGGCTACTCGCTGGTGCGCCACGTGCTGCTCGCCCCGCCCGACCGGGGCGGTGCCGGGTGGGCGCTGGACCGCGACGTGCCCGAGCTCGGCCGGACCCTGGGCGAGGAGCTCCTCGAGCCGACCCGCATCTACGCCAAGGCCTGCCTCGACCTGGCCGCCCGCACCGGGGTGCACGCCATGTCGCACGTCACCGGTGGCGGTCTGGCCGCCAACCTGGAGCGGGTGATGCCCGCCGAGCTGGTCGCCACGCTCGACCGCGCCACGTGGACCCCGCAGCCGGTCTTCGACCTGGTCCGCCAGGTCGGGTCGGTGTCCCAGCCCGACCTCGAGGCCACCTTGAACTGCGGCGTCGGCATGGTGGCGCTGCTGCCCGCCGACGACGTCGACACCGCGGTGGCGGTGCTCGCCGGGCACGGCGTACGGGCCTGGGTGGCGGGCGAGGTGCGTGCCTCCGCGGACCGTGGTGGACGCGTCGACCTGGTGGGCCAGCACCCCGGTTGGTGA
- the purF gene encoding amidophosphoribosyltransferase, translated as MPFQSSGSTRQGGDGRLTDALDPQDQGPQDACGVFGVWAPGEDVSKLTYFGLYALQHRGQESAGIAVSNGRQILVYKDMGLVSQVFDETTLASLKGHLAVGHCRYSTTGASTWENAQPTFRPTPDGSIALGHNGNLINTAELAEAVAALPGPDGELELQRPVETSTNDTSLVTALLAHHPDSTLEERALEVLPMLRGAYCFVWMNEGTLYAARDPQGIRPLVLGRLDRGWVVASEDAALATIGASRVREVEPGEMLVIDGDGLRSHTFAEPERKGCVFEYVYLARPDATIANRSVHEARVEMGRELARQFPVDADMVMPVPESGTPAAAGYAEESGIPFGQGFVKNAYVGRTFIQPSQTLRQLGLRLKLNALEHQIRGRRLVVVDDSIVRGNTQRAQVRMLREAGALEVHVRISSPPVRWPCFYGIDFATRAELIANGIDTDEIAASVGADSLGYISLEGMIASTGQPTSSLCTACFTGEYPVELPDESLLGKHLLEASLSSPALGRALPVLNNP; from the coding sequence GTGCCCTTCCAGAGCAGCGGCAGCACCCGTCAAGGCGGAGACGGGCGACTGACCGACGCCCTCGACCCGCAGGACCAGGGTCCCCAGGACGCCTGCGGCGTCTTCGGTGTCTGGGCCCCCGGTGAGGACGTCTCGAAGCTGACCTACTTCGGTCTCTACGCGTTGCAGCACCGCGGCCAGGAGTCCGCCGGCATCGCCGTCAGCAACGGCCGCCAGATCCTGGTCTACAAGGACATGGGCCTGGTCTCGCAGGTCTTCGACGAGACCACCCTCGCCTCCCTCAAGGGCCACCTCGCCGTCGGGCACTGCCGCTACTCCACCACCGGTGCGAGCACCTGGGAGAACGCGCAGCCGACCTTCCGGCCCACGCCGGACGGCTCCATCGCCCTGGGCCACAACGGCAACCTGATCAACACCGCCGAGCTGGCCGAGGCGGTCGCCGCGCTGCCCGGACCCGACGGTGAGCTCGAGCTGCAGCGCCCGGTGGAGACGTCGACCAACGACACCAGCCTGGTCACGGCCCTGCTGGCCCACCACCCGGACTCCACGCTGGAGGAGCGGGCGCTCGAGGTGCTCCCGATGCTGCGCGGCGCCTACTGCTTCGTGTGGATGAACGAGGGCACCCTGTACGCCGCCCGCGACCCGCAGGGCATCCGCCCGCTGGTCCTGGGTCGCCTCGACCGCGGCTGGGTGGTCGCCTCGGAGGACGCCGCCCTGGCCACCATCGGCGCCAGCCGGGTGCGCGAGGTCGAGCCCGGCGAGATGCTCGTCATCGACGGCGACGGGCTGCGCTCGCACACCTTCGCCGAGCCGGAGCGCAAGGGCTGCGTGTTCGAGTACGTCTACCTGGCCCGCCCCGACGCCACCATCGCCAACCGGTCGGTCCACGAGGCGCGGGTCGAGATGGGCCGCGAGCTCGCGCGCCAGTTCCCCGTCGACGCCGACATGGTGATGCCGGTGCCGGAGTCGGGGACGCCGGCCGCCGCCGGCTACGCCGAGGAGTCCGGCATCCCCTTCGGGCAGGGCTTCGTCAAGAACGCCTACGTCGGACGCACCTTCATTCAGCCCAGCCAGACGCTGCGCCAGCTCGGCCTGCGCCTCAAGCTCAACGCCCTCGAGCACCAGATCCGCGGCCGCAGGCTCGTGGTGGTCGACGACTCGATCGTGCGCGGAAACACCCAGCGCGCCCAGGTGCGGATGCTGCGCGAGGCGGGCGCCCTCGAGGTGCACGTGCGGATCTCCTCGCCGCCGGTGCGCTGGCCCTGCTTCTACGGCATCGACTTCGCCACCCGCGCCGAGCTGATCGCCAACGGCATCGACACCGACGAGATCGCCGCCAGCGTCGGCGCCGACAGCCTGGGCTACATCTCGCTCGAGGGCATGATCGCCTCGACCGGGCAGCCCACGTCCTCGCTGTGCACGGCCTGCTTCACCGGGGAGTACCCCGTCGAGCTGCCCGACGAGTCGCTGCTCGGCAAGCACCTGCTCGAGGCGAGCCTCAGCTCGCCCGCCCTGGGCCGTGCGCTGCCCGTCCTGAACAACCCGTGA
- a CDS encoding sensor histidine kinase codes for MEPAPPGTDVLELLVEGVTRMVGFRVAAVGLVRGDELEMVAVVGDDGAREQLLGSRTPLTTILGELEVAEHWGPLRFVPHEAMPGDAEMWGWVPDIEAAQGPDAWHPMDALCAPLYGRDGELLGLLSLDLPEDGRRPGPEQQRVLAAYAEQAARAAVLALEREELAEQVRLASAARQIVRNAPADLGIDEVLGASADALMQGFRAVGAWLQLFDGDGHGTGRVVALDDTEVRLPGRLVRVAERVARAAWLLQQAQVLSPHHAPASASALSHVDAQESLAFLESIAVGSLLLVPIGAGPEALGNLVLTRPVDAPDWSATERAAALDIGHDLGRVVLNARSFEREQRLVAELRAIDSYKGRLIATVSHELKNPLTAVLGHVEVLEDLVQDMPPELARSVGPSVATIGRGAHRMTRVVEDLLLLARVGDPDRPVVPTRVDVGSVVADVLALLAYALDEKGLDVVVEAPRRPVVAMAEAEEIERLVTNLVSNACKYTPAGGTITLCLAVEGHEVVLECTDTGLGISEADQAQLFQEFFRSTNPVALAEPGTGLGLNIVHRIAVRHGGRTEVESRLGEGSTFRVRLPAAC; via the coding sequence GTGGAACCGGCTCCTCCGGGGACCGACGTGCTCGAGCTGCTCGTCGAGGGCGTCACCCGCATGGTCGGCTTCCGGGTCGCCGCGGTGGGGCTGGTCCGCGGCGACGAGCTGGAGATGGTGGCGGTCGTCGGCGACGACGGTGCCCGCGAGCAGCTGTTGGGCTCCCGGACGCCGCTCACGACGATCCTGGGCGAGCTCGAGGTCGCCGAGCACTGGGGCCCGCTGCGCTTCGTGCCGCACGAGGCCATGCCCGGCGACGCCGAGATGTGGGGCTGGGTCCCCGACATCGAGGCGGCTCAGGGCCCGGACGCCTGGCACCCCATGGACGCCCTGTGCGCGCCCCTCTACGGGCGCGACGGCGAGCTGCTGGGCCTGCTGTCGCTGGACCTGCCCGAGGACGGGCGGCGACCGGGCCCGGAGCAGCAGCGGGTGCTGGCGGCGTACGCCGAGCAGGCCGCCCGGGCCGCGGTCCTCGCCCTCGAGCGCGAGGAGCTCGCCGAGCAGGTCCGCCTGGCCTCGGCGGCACGCCAGATCGTGCGGAACGCGCCGGCCGACCTCGGGATCGACGAGGTCCTCGGGGCCAGCGCCGATGCGTTGATGCAGGGGTTCCGTGCCGTGGGCGCCTGGCTGCAGCTCTTCGACGGTGACGGGCACGGCACCGGGCGCGTGGTCGCCCTCGACGACACCGAGGTGCGCCTGCCGGGGCGGCTGGTGCGGGTCGCCGAACGGGTGGCGCGCGCGGCCTGGCTGCTGCAGCAGGCCCAGGTGCTCTCGCCGCACCACGCCCCCGCCTCCGCCTCCGCGCTCTCCCACGTCGACGCCCAGGAGAGCCTCGCGTTCCTGGAGTCGATCGCGGTCGGCTCGCTGCTCCTGGTGCCGATCGGGGCCGGGCCCGAGGCGCTGGGCAACCTGGTCCTGACCCGGCCGGTGGACGCGCCCGACTGGTCGGCCACCGAGCGCGCGGCCGCGCTCGACATCGGCCACGACCTGGGTCGCGTCGTGCTCAACGCCCGCTCCTTCGAGCGCGAGCAGCGGCTGGTGGCCGAGCTGCGGGCCATCGACTCCTACAAGGGACGCCTCATCGCGACCGTCTCCCACGAGCTGAAGAACCCGCTGACGGCCGTCCTCGGCCACGTGGAGGTCCTCGAGGACCTGGTGCAGGACATGCCGCCGGAGCTGGCCCGCAGCGTCGGCCCCTCGGTGGCCACGATCGGGCGCGGTGCCCACCGGATGACCCGGGTGGTGGAGGACCTGCTGCTGCTGGCGCGGGTGGGCGACCCGGACCGACCGGTGGTCCCGACCCGCGTCGACGTCGGCTCGGTGGTCGCCGACGTGCTCGCGCTCCTGGCCTACGCCCTGGACGAGAAGGGCCTCGACGTCGTCGTCGAGGCCCCCCGCCGCCCGGTCGTCGCGATGGCCGAGGCGGAGGAGATCGAGCGCCTGGTCACCAACCTGGTCAGCAACGCCTGCAAGTACACCCCCGCGGGCGGCACCATCACGCTGTGCCTGGCCGTCGAGGGCCACGAGGTGGTGCTCGAGTGCACCGACACCGGCCTGGGGATCTCCGAGGCGGACCAGGCACAGCTGTTCCAGGAGTTCTTCCGCTCCACCAACCCGGTGGCGCTGGCCGAGCCCGGCACCGGCCTGGGCCTCAACATCGTGCACCGCATCGCTGTGCGGCACGGGGGCCGCACCGAGGTGGAGTCCCGGCTCGGGGAGGGCAGCACCTTCCGGGTCCGGCTCCCCGCCGCCTGCTGA
- a CDS encoding sensor histidine kinase, with translation MTPPSRTAVPAGPAADPAAGPAGAPAPVVPAPVRPPMHAIRGGGPSELARILGDIAAEMARAGGFRLSAVSLFRESDELEFVVVDGNDDARDTLTGDVTPTPVAMEMLERAQRWGRLRFLPHGEAVELMDHIWVGSEPRPEDPDGWQPCDLLMAPLVDLDDVLQGIVWVDLPVDGRRPGPEQRHRLEQHAERANRAMIEALEHGRLTEQVRLADAARRVVRSATADLDLAHLLETAIDTVREGFGVDDVRVRLLAGEDTDGLDEVSLQARLLAERCWGEQRVAIVSHHRAAPALLSAEEHAVLLDGLHTQGDTSLLLTPLGAGSECVGRLVMFRRDRGDWSDEEASAALDIGHDLGRAVLNARSFERERQAAAYRQQLIGTMAHELKNPLAAAGGYLDMLEDFLAEGPSTTPQVDRALHGIGRATRRLDAIVADLLTLARVAEEADPALATPSDLRTAVAEAVEGLAVLADARDVRVTVHVPDDPVLLTAEPTDLERMVVNLVSNAVKYSRDGGGVEVHLSAPEGGRTQLRVVDHGIGIDAVEQQHLFEEFFRSADPAASGLPGTGLGLAIVERVVRRLGGHVAVDSTPGVGSVFTLTLPTTPPASEQTA, from the coding sequence GTGACCCCGCCCTCGCGCACCGCCGTCCCTGCCGGTCCTGCGGCCGACCCGGCTGCTGGTCCGGCTGGTGCTCCTGCCCCCGTCGTGCCGGCTCCGGTCCGCCCGCCGATGCACGCGATCCGCGGTGGTGGCCCCTCCGAGCTGGCCCGGATCCTCGGCGACATCGCAGCGGAGATGGCGCGCGCCGGCGGGTTCCGTCTCTCGGCGGTCAGCCTGTTCCGGGAGAGCGACGAGCTCGAGTTCGTCGTGGTCGACGGCAACGACGACGCGCGCGACACCCTCACCGGCGACGTCACACCGACGCCGGTGGCGATGGAGATGCTCGAGCGGGCACAGCGGTGGGGCCGGTTGCGGTTCCTGCCGCACGGGGAGGCCGTCGAGCTGATGGACCACATCTGGGTCGGCTCCGAGCCCCGGCCCGAGGATCCCGACGGCTGGCAGCCCTGCGACCTGTTGATGGCCCCGCTCGTCGACCTCGACGACGTCCTGCAGGGCATCGTCTGGGTCGACCTCCCCGTCGACGGGCGCCGACCCGGCCCCGAGCAGCGGCACCGGCTGGAGCAGCACGCGGAGCGGGCCAACCGCGCCATGATCGAGGCCCTCGAGCACGGGCGCCTGACCGAGCAGGTGCGGCTCGCCGACGCGGCCCGGCGGGTGGTGCGCAGCGCCACCGCCGACCTCGACCTGGCCCACCTGCTCGAGACCGCCATCGACACGGTGCGCGAGGGCTTCGGGGTCGACGACGTCCGGGTGCGGCTGCTCGCCGGGGAGGACACCGACGGGCTGGACGAGGTCTCGCTCCAGGCGCGACTGCTCGCCGAACGCTGCTGGGGCGAGCAGCGGGTCGCGATCGTCTCCCACCACCGCGCCGCCCCGGCGCTGCTGAGCGCCGAGGAGCACGCGGTGCTGCTCGACGGTCTGCACACCCAGGGCGACACCTCGCTGCTGCTGACCCCGCTCGGCGCCGGCTCGGAGTGCGTCGGCCGGTTGGTGATGTTCCGGCGCGACCGCGGCGACTGGTCCGACGAGGAGGCCAGCGCCGCGCTCGACATCGGCCACGACCTGGGCCGGGCCGTGCTGAACGCCCGCAGCTTCGAGCGAGAGCGGCAGGCTGCGGCGTACCGGCAGCAGCTCATCGGGACGATGGCCCACGAGCTGAAGAACCCGCTGGCGGCGGCCGGCGGCTACCTCGACATGCTGGAGGACTTCCTCGCCGAGGGGCCGTCGACGACGCCGCAGGTCGACCGCGCGCTGCACGGCATCGGGCGGGCCACCCGACGCCTCGACGCCATCGTCGCCGACCTGCTCACCCTGGCCCGGGTCGCCGAGGAGGCCGACCCGGCGCTGGCGACCCCGTCCGACCTGCGCACCGCCGTCGCCGAGGCGGTCGAGGGACTGGCCGTGCTGGCCGACGCCCGGGACGTCCGGGTGACGGTGCACGTCCCTGACGACCCGGTGCTGCTGACCGCCGAGCCGACCGACCTCGAGCGGATGGTGGTCAACCTGGTCAGCAACGCCGTGAAGTACTCCCGCGACGGCGGCGGCGTCGAGGTGCACCTGTCCGCACCCGAGGGAGGGCGCACGCAGCTGCGGGTCGTCGACCACGGCATCGGGATCGACGCGGTGGAGCAGCAGCACCTCTTCGAGGAGTTCTTCCGCTCCGCCGATCCGGCCGCGTCCGGCCTGCCCGGCACCGGCCTGGGGCTGGCGATCGTCGAGCGCGTCGTACGCCGCCTGGGCGGGCACGTCGCGGTCGACTCCACACCGGGCGTGGGCAGCGTCTTCACGCTCACGCTGCCCACGACGCCCCCGGCCTCCGAGCAGACCGCGTAG
- a CDS encoding (2Fe-2S)-binding protein — translation MPKQTFILNGKPVTVNVNDDVRVLWVLRDLLGVTGPKYGCGINVCKACTSHINGKAFNPCSVRVGDLGRGDEVTTIEGLPDTVGGDLHPMQEAWIDRDVPQCGYCQPGQIMAAVALVRKVRREGREIGEADLDTIRNICRCGTYTRIREAVVQGARGMA, via the coding sequence ATGCCCAAGCAGACCTTCATCCTCAACGGCAAGCCGGTCACCGTGAACGTCAACGACGACGTCCGGGTGCTCTGGGTCCTGCGCGACCTCCTCGGGGTCACCGGACCGAAGTACGGGTGCGGCATCAACGTGTGCAAGGCGTGCACGTCGCACATCAACGGCAAGGCCTTCAACCCCTGCTCGGTCCGGGTCGGTGACCTGGGCCGCGGCGACGAGGTCACCACCATCGAGGGGCTCCCCGACACGGTCGGCGGCGACCTGCACCCGATGCAGGAGGCGTGGATCGACCGCGACGTCCCGCAGTGCGGCTACTGCCAGCCGGGCCAGATCATGGCCGCGGTGGCGCTGGTGCGGAAGGTGCGTCGGGAGGGACGTGAGATCGGCGAGGCCGACCTCGACACCATCCGCAACATCTGCCGGTGCGGCACCTACACCCGCATCCGCGAGGCCGTCGTCCAGGGGGCGCGCGGGATGGCCTGA